A section of the Amblyomma americanum isolate KBUSLIRL-KWMA chromosome 2, ASM5285725v1, whole genome shotgun sequence genome encodes:
- the pyd3 gene encoding beta-ureidopropionase pyd3 has protein sequence MASQEFESVEKILTDNLPPEEFEKVRGVIYGKECGSLDLSPDALGLAKEHNFELKGYRITAEKEEMRQPRLVRLGLVQNRIVLPTTETVTAQREALHRRIETIVEAAALCGVNVICFQETWHMPFAFCTREKTPWCEFAESAEYGPSVQLCQQMAKKHNMVIVCPILERDDSDVLWNAAVVISNSGAVLGKSRKNHIPRVGDFNESTYYMESRLGHPVFQTQFGKIAVNICYGRHHPLNWLMYGANGAEVVFNPSATVAGLSEPLWHIEARNAAIANSYFTCAINRVGTEVFPTEFTSGDKKQAHKDFGHFYGSSYVTAPDGSRTPGLSRIHDGLLVAEVDLNQCRQVRDAWGFRMTQRTEIYADALYWVSQPAFEKQVVVDTTVGTDH, from the exons ATGGCCAGCCAGGAGTTTGAGAGCGTCGAGAAGATTCTCACCGACAATTTGCCCCCCGAAGAGTTCGAGAAAGTTCGTGGCGTGATCTACGGAAAGGAATGCGG GTCCCTGGACCTGAGCCCCGACGCTCTTGGGCTAGCCAAAGAGCACAACTTTGAGCTCAAGGGCTACCGAATTACTGCCGAGAAAGAGGAGATGCGCCAGCCGCGGTTGGTGAGGCTTGGCCTGGTACAGAACCGCATAGTGCTGCCCACGACAGAAACAGTGACTGCCCAGCGCGAGGCACTGCACCGTCGCATCGAGACCATTGTCGAGGCTGCGGCCCTGTGCGGTGTGAATGTCATCTGCTTCCAGGAGACCTGGC ACATGCCGTTTGCCTTTTGCACGAGAGAAAAAACCCCATGGTGCGAGTTTGCAGAGTCTGCTGAGTATGGACCATCAGTCCAGTTGTGTCAGCAG ATGGCAAAAAAGCACAACATGGTTATTGTCTGCCCAATCCTTGAACGCGACGACTCTGATGTCCTGTGGAACGCGGCTGTGGTAATCTCAAACAGTGGAGCTGTCCTGGGCAAGTCCCGCAAGAACCATATCCCACGAGTGGGCGACTTCAACGAG TCGACTTACTATATGGAATCAAGACTAGGACACCCAGTCTTCCAGACACAATTTG GCAAGATTGCTGTCAACATCTGCTATGGGAGACATCATCCCCTCAACTGGCTCATGTATGGCGCCAATGGAGCGGAGGTTGTGTTCAACCCATCTGCAACAGTGGCTGGTCTGAGCGAGCCACTGTGGCACATTGAAGCCAGGAATGCAGCCATTGCGAACAGCTACTTTACATGTGCCATCAACAGAGTGGGAACT GAAGTATTTCCCACGGAATTTACTTCTGGTGACAAGAAACAAG cccacAAGGACTTTGGGCACTTCTACG GCTCCAGTTATGTAACTGCTCCTGATGGAAGCCGCACTCCT GGACTGTCACGAATTCATGATGGCCTCTTGGTAGCAGAGGTCGACTTGAACCAGTGTCGGCAGGTCCGTGACGCCTGGGGCTTTAGG ATGACCCAGCGCACAGAAATATATGCAGATGCCCTCTACTGGGTTTCCCAACCTGCATTTGAGAAGCAGGTGGTCGTAGACACAACAGTTGGAACCGACCACTAA